From the Accipiter gentilis chromosome 15, bAccGen1.1, whole genome shotgun sequence genome, one window contains:
- the LCA5 gene encoding lebercilin → MGERVRSPDSEHDRKSEGDKNSDSYYSDEDNASRSSGQSPTLSYPSTSQEKRDHKTQTSNSLVHYQATKKLGSKYAPSKRGTRWGFRSQSLTRDSPAKDIDLVTKRVLSARLLKINELRNELTELHIKLDELQKENRALKRLQHRQEKALNKFEDTENEISQLLARHNNEIRILRERLRKSQERERATERRLKDSEDELYRTKTVLQKLKKLSADKHLAERDDLAKKLAYAESRLEDSEKRIKDLEKNLELSSSSFQRELHSKKKKMYEAQEENRVLQEELHQLNQKLKEKERELEAKNIYANRMLKLSPRKDTDIIQRKRANNQNNKKGAQVTKGVQTSGYFSPVEFPPESELVCGDTVNKKEGILPKIEKETQDKGWKEQADFLRQDQDREREEKLKGFPEIQALEERGLKLRDECEREEYDKMKKERSFLLDKEEKTKMETEIHKPEVERESAEMLEERQKREFLLTKMQEIDRETQNITNMKPASQAPLINTARKSDSLEKKEKTNQFFEIPGKVTNGFPADDSQDDATRAQGQKQRNLRTVDLSSKLTFGSYVPSFGKGSGRPSWLTQKSDNLEENVKENADFNSKKEKKSNLMEQLFGSSASTILSKNNNTTPFDLDWDSSNTLLVDKNSKVKEDNELFGEGRNLNRHRLQHTTSKPGVKTLGSLEDEIEEVILQ, encoded by the exons ATGGGAGAAAGAGTAAGGAGCCCAGATTCTGAACATGACAGGAAATCAGAGGGGGATAAAAATAGTGACTCCTATTATTCAGATGAAGATAATGCATCTCGTTCATCTGGCCAGTCGCCAACACTAAGCTATCCATCTACAAGCCAAGAAAAAAGAGATCACAAAACACAAACTTCAAACAGCCTTGTGCACTACCAAG CCACAAAGAAATTGGGTTCCAAATATGCACCAAGCAAAAGAGGGACGCGGTGGGGTTTCCGTTCTCAGAGCCTCACTAGGGATTCTCCTGCAAAAGATATAGATCTTGTTACAAAAAGAGTTCTTTCAGCTAGGCTGCTGAAAATCAATGAGCTCCGAAATGAACTGACTGAACTCCACATCAAACTAGAtgagctgcagaaggaaaacagggcACTGAAGAGGCTtcagcacaggcaggagaaaGCCTTGAATAAGTTTGAAGATACGGAAAACGAAATCTCTCAGCTCCTTGCTCGGCACAACAATGAGATTAGAATACTAAGGGAGCGCCTACGAAAATCTCAAGAGAGAGAACGTGCAACTGAGAGACGGCTGAAAGATTCGGAAGATGAACTGTACAGAACAAAAACTGTCTTGCAGAAACTGAAGAAGCTGTCTGCAGATAAGCACCTTGCCGAAAGAGATGACCTGGCAAAGAAACTAGCCTATGCAGAGAGCAGGCTAGAGGACAGTGAAAAAAGAATTAAG gatctggaaaaaaatcttgaattgAGTAGTAGCAGTTTTCAACGAGAGTTacattcaaagaagaaaaagatgtatGAGGCTCAAGAAGAAAATAGAGTTCTCCAAGAAGAGCTTCATCAACTAAATCAGAAGCTGAAG gaaaaagaaagagaacttgaagcaaaaaatatatatgctaATCGTATGTTGAAGCTATCACCAAGAAAAGACACGGATATTatacagagaaaaagag CCAacaaccaaaataataaaaaaggagcaCAGGTCACAAAAGGTGTACAGACCAGTGGATACTTCTCACCAGTAGAATTTCCTCCCGAATCAGAACTTGTCTGTGGTGACACAGTAAACAAGAAAGAAGGGATTCTTCCTAAAATA gaaaaagaaactcaAGACAAGGGATGGAAAGAGCAAGCAGACTTCCTGAGACAAGACCAAGAccgggaaagggaagagaaactgaaaggtTTTCCGGAAATACAGGCTTTAGAGGAAAGGGGTCTAAAACTTCGTGATG AGTGCGAAAGGGAAGAAtatgacaaaatgaaaaaagaaagaagctttttattggataaagaagagaaaacaaagatggAGACAGAAATCCACAAACCTGAAGTAGAGAGAGAAAGCGCTGAAATGCTGGAAGAGCGGCAAAAAAGAGAGTTCCTGCTTACTAAAATGCAAGAAATTGATAGAGAAACGCAAAATATAACAAACATGAAACCTGCTTCCCAAGCACCACTCATAAATACAGCAAGAAAGTCTGATTccctggagaaaaaagaaaaaactaatcaATTCTTTGAGATTCCTGGGAAGGTTACTAATGGATTTCCTGCAGATGACAGCCAGGATGATGCCACAAGAGCACAAGGGCAGAAGCAACGAAATCTAAGGACTGTAGATTTAAGTAGTAAGTTAACATTTGGTAGTTATGTACCTTCCTTTGGGAAAGGATCGGGGAGACCGAGTTGGCTTACTCAAAAAAGTGACAACTTGGAAGAAAATGTTAAGGAAAATGCAGATTTCaatagtaagaaagaaaaaaagtccaattTAATGGAGCAACTCTTTGGAAGCAGTGCCAGTAccattctttctaaaaataacaatacaACACCTTTTGACTTAGATTGGGACTCTAGTAATACTCTTCTTGTCGATAAAAACAGTAAAGTCAAAGAAGACAATGAGCTTTTTGGTGAAGGAAGAAACCTAAACAGACACCGTTTGCAACACACTACAAGCAAGCCAGGAGTTAAGACCCTTGGTTCTTTAGAGGATGAAATCGAAGAAGTAATCTTACAATGA